In Fervidicoccaceae archaeon, the DNA window CGTCACTCTCACTTCTCTGCCGGCCTCCCAGAGCCCGTGCAAGTTGCAGTACTCCACAGCGTAGATCGTGCCACTCCTCGAGAGTTTGAGCGTCATTTTGAGGACGGGCTCGGCGTAGACCGGGGCCAAGTCGATGCTAGTCACGAGGATCGGATTGAATGGCCTCCCCTCCTCGTAGAAGTAGACCTCGATCCTCCTTATCGAGTGCTGCTCGGTATTGGGGTGAGGGCCCACCTTAATCTCGACCTCGAACGGCTCGCCCGCTCTCACGGACTCGGGCGCCGTTATCTTGGGCGTGTGGCTCTCGACCTTCGAGAGAGCCTCGCCCGAGGCCCTCTCGGGAGAGTATATGAGTTCT includes these proteins:
- a CDS encoding class II SORL domain-containing protein yields the protein MKAFGELIYSPERASGEALSKVESHTPKITAPESVRAGEPFEVEIKVGPHPNTEQHSIRRIEVYFYEEGRPFNPILVTSIDLAPVYAEPVLKMTLKLSRSGTIYAVEYCNLHGLWEAGREVRVTA